Proteins found in one Panthera tigris isolate Pti1 chromosome B3, P.tigris_Pti1_mat1.1, whole genome shotgun sequence genomic segment:
- the LOC102961083 gene encoding 60S ribosomal protein L27a-like, whose amino-acid sequence MPSRLRKTRKLRGHMSHGHGCIGKHRKHPGGGGNAGGMHHHRINFDKYHPGYFGKVGMRHYHLKRNQSFCPTVSLDKLWTLVSKGTRVNAAKNKTGAAPVIDVVRLGYYKVLGKGKLPKQPVIVKAKLFSKRAEEKIKGVREPVS is encoded by the coding sequence ATGCCATCCAGACTGAGGAAGACCCGGAAACTTCGGGGCCACATGAGCCATGGCCACGGCTGCATCGGCAAGCACCGGAAGCACCCAGGAGGCGGGGGTAATGCTGGTGGTATGCATCACCACAGGATCAACTTTGACAAATATCATCCAGGTTACTTTGGAAAAGTTGGTATGAGGCATTACCACTTAAAAAGGAACCAGAGCTTCTGCCCAACTGTTAGCCTTGATAAACTGTGGACCTTAGTCAGTAAGGGGACACGGGTAAATGCTGCCAAAAACAAGACTGGAGCTGCTCCTGTCATTGATGTGGTGCGATTGGGCTACTACAAAGTATTGGGAAAGGGAAAGCTCCCCAAACAGCCTGTCATTGTGAAGGCCAAACTCTTCAGTAAAAGAGCTGAGGAAAAGATTAAGGGTGTGAGGGAGCCTGTGTCTTAG